A part of Catenulispora sp. MAP5-51 genomic DNA contains:
- a CDS encoding carbonic anhydrase, with protein sequence MGLLAVSGALGLTAPSTASAAVATAATAAGGLAHHTPLSARSALKRLMAGNCRFVKGEMIHPHQCPERRLDVATHQEPFAQVFSCIDSRVPPEVVFDQGLGDLFVIRTGAQTLDELVQGSVEFGPLEYGTPLVVVMGHQRCGAVVAAVESLEHGKDLGPYLNRIVSALKPAYDAAKASSVPKHKLVDATTRWQTTLTVRALEADPRLAPLISAGRLAVQGAYHSLDSGRVTWF encoded by the coding sequence ATGGGCCTGCTCGCCGTAAGCGGGGCGTTGGGTCTTACCGCTCCATCCACCGCGTCGGCCGCAGTCGCCACAGCCGCCACAGCCGCAGGCGGACTCGCTCATCACACCCCCCTCTCCGCACGTAGCGCACTGAAGCGGCTCATGGCGGGCAACTGTCGTTTCGTCAAGGGTGAGATGATCCACCCCCACCAGTGCCCCGAGCGCCGACTCGATGTGGCGACGCACCAGGAACCGTTCGCTCAGGTCTTCTCCTGCATCGATTCCCGCGTCCCGCCGGAGGTCGTGTTCGACCAAGGACTCGGCGATCTGTTCGTCATCCGCACCGGCGCCCAGACCCTCGACGAGCTAGTCCAGGGCAGCGTCGAATTCGGCCCGCTGGAATACGGCACACCGCTGGTCGTCGTGATGGGACACCAGCGCTGCGGCGCCGTGGTCGCCGCGGTGGAGTCGTTGGAACACGGCAAGGACCTCGGCCCTTATCTGAACCGGATCGTCTCCGCCCTCAAACCCGCCTACGACGCCGCCAAAGCCTCCAGCGTGCCGAAGCACAAGCTGGTCGACGCGACGACTCGCTGGCAGACCACCCTCACCGTTCGGGCCCTGGAAGCGGACCCACGTCTTGCACCGCTGATCAGCGCCGGCCGGCTGGCGGTCCAGGGCGCGTACCACTCCCTCGACAGCGGCAGGGTCACCTGGTTCTGA
- a CDS encoding PH domain-containing protein, with product MSDSSPPLYGRMLLRPELEDRAKRYLVPGERLVIAVRHHLAAIIIPVLIAVAAAVAAMGIDIFSSPDAGQLRLGAWAVAGIAFLYMFWNLAVWNQDLLIVTNKRILHTHGVITRSFDALPLGKVNDMRVERDLLGRILGYGRFNAKAVGDAPLGRRGLDYISHVEQTWLEISNLLYGPGAKSGPKDPQEVRIVGAVLPDMNGEPVEIVMPPVSVKSPADDDKAHPVNAAMLNVRSFSDAKGERAFETDVTTAGNKRRRIRFFR from the coding sequence GTGTCCGACTCATCACCGCCGCTGTACGGCCGGATGTTGCTCCGGCCCGAGCTCGAGGACCGCGCCAAGCGGTACCTCGTGCCGGGCGAGCGTCTGGTCATAGCGGTACGACACCATTTGGCCGCGATCATCATCCCGGTGCTGATCGCGGTCGCCGCGGCGGTGGCCGCGATGGGCATCGACATCTTCTCCTCACCCGACGCGGGCCAGCTGCGCCTGGGTGCGTGGGCGGTGGCCGGCATCGCCTTCCTCTATATGTTCTGGAACCTCGCGGTGTGGAACCAGGACCTCCTGATAGTGACCAACAAGCGGATCCTGCACACCCACGGGGTGATCACCCGGTCGTTCGACGCGCTGCCCTTGGGCAAGGTCAACGACATGCGGGTGGAGCGGGACCTGCTCGGCCGGATCCTGGGCTACGGGCGGTTCAACGCCAAAGCCGTGGGCGACGCGCCGCTGGGCAGACGCGGCCTGGACTACATCTCGCACGTCGAGCAGACCTGGCTGGAGATCAGCAACCTGTTGTACGGCCCCGGCGCCAAGTCGGGTCCGAAGGATCCGCAGGAGGTGCGCATCGTCGGCGCGGTCCTGCCGGACATGAACGGCGAACCGGTGGAGATCGTCATGCCGCCGGTGTCCGTGAAGAGTCCTGCGGACGACGACAAGGCACACCCCGTGAACGCCGCCATGCTCAACGTGCGGTCGTTCAGCGACGCCAAGGGCGAACGGGCGTTTGAGACCGACGTCACAACGGCGGGCAACAAACGTCGCAGGATTCGCTTTTTCCGCTAA
- a CDS encoding DLW-39 family protein — MKKLLLLAVAAIGGLLVYRQVQSDKSEQDLWTEATDPVPSA, encoded by the coding sequence GTGAAGAAACTGCTTCTGCTCGCTGTGGCTGCCATCGGCGGTCTGCTGGTCTACCGGCAGGTCCAGTCCGACAAGTCGGAGCAGGACCTCTGGACCGAGGCGACCGACCCGGTCCCTTCGGCCTGA
- the upp gene encoding uracil phosphoribosyltransferase: MSIHVVDHPLVAHKLTLLRDARTRTPTFRALADELVTLLAYEATRNAQVEPSTVATPVAEAHGVTFSGPRHLVVPVLRAGLGMLDGMVRLLPTAEVGFLGMVRNEDTLQASTYATRLPEQLHGRQCYLLDPMLATGGTLIAAIRLLAERGAASVTAVCLLAAPEGVAAVQEALADLDIPVAIVTAAIDERLNENGYIVPGLGDAGDRLYGTA; the protein is encoded by the coding sequence GTGTCCATTCATGTCGTCGACCACCCGCTTGTCGCTCACAAGCTGACTCTGCTGCGGGACGCGCGCACGCGAACCCCCACGTTCCGCGCGCTGGCCGACGAGCTCGTGACCCTCCTGGCCTACGAGGCCACCCGCAACGCGCAGGTGGAGCCGAGCACGGTCGCCACGCCCGTCGCCGAGGCGCACGGCGTCACCTTCAGCGGTCCGCGGCACCTGGTCGTGCCGGTGCTGCGGGCCGGGCTGGGCATGCTCGACGGCATGGTCCGGCTGCTCCCGACCGCCGAGGTCGGCTTCCTGGGCATGGTCCGCAACGAGGACACGCTGCAGGCCTCCACCTACGCCACCCGCCTGCCGGAGCAGCTCCACGGCCGCCAGTGCTACCTGCTGGACCCGATGCTGGCCACCGGCGGCACGCTCATCGCCGCGATCCGCCTGCTCGCCGAGCGCGGCGCGGCCTCGGTGACCGCCGTCTGCCTGCTCGCCGCGCCCGAGGGCGTCGCCGCCGTGCAGGAGGCGCTGGCCGACCTCGACATCCCTGTGGCGATTGTCACGGCGGCCATCGACGAGCGGCTCAATGAGAACGGCTACATCGTCCCGGGCCTCGGCGACGCCGGGGACCGCCTGTACGGCACCGCCTGA
- a CDS encoding S1 RNA-binding domain-containing protein, producing the protein MMGGQSEHPELWAFLEAVQPGEILSGAVAAIESFGVFVALDDGPRHPSFPGVGFITLPELSWQSFGAASDVVRVGEHVACKFLRFDTHNLEARLSLRATQPDPFQSFVHQAAPGQRLTGRITKLVPFGAFVRVAEGIKGLVRDLHDGRVGDELAVIIADIDRQRRRIELRVSPPS; encoded by the coding sequence ATGATGGGTGGCCAGTCCGAACATCCGGAACTTTGGGCGTTCCTGGAAGCAGTGCAGCCCGGCGAGATCCTCTCGGGCGCCGTCGCGGCGATCGAGAGCTTCGGCGTATTCGTGGCGCTGGACGACGGTCCACGGCACCCGTCCTTTCCAGGCGTCGGGTTCATCACGCTGCCCGAGCTTTCCTGGCAGTCTTTCGGGGCGGCCTCGGACGTCGTCCGCGTGGGCGAGCACGTCGCGTGCAAATTTCTCCGGTTCGACACCCACAACCTCGAGGCCCGACTTTCGCTCCGAGCGACGCAGCCCGACCCCTTCCAGTCGTTCGTCCATCAAGCCGCGCCGGGCCAAAGGCTGACGGGCCGGATCACCAAGCTCGTCCCGTTCGGCGCCTTCGTTCGGGTGGCGGAAGGAATCAAGGGACTCGTCCGTGATCTTCACGACGGCCGCGTCGGCGACGAACTCGCAGTCATCATCGCCGACATCGACCGGCAGCGGCGTCGAATCGAGCTTCGTGTCAGCCCTCCAAGCTAG
- a CDS encoding NAD(P) transhydrogenase subunit alpha — protein sequence MQIGVLTETAPFERRVALTPESAGRLITAGHSVYVQSGAGDAATEGDDAYRAAGVMIAKSSEEILGNIDLLTAVGQLDQQTAAKLKPGTAVIGLSSPKDGRGPAGVLVDRHASFFALELLPRITRAQSMDALSSQAMVAGYRAGLIAAERLPRFFPLLMTAAGTVPPARVVVLGAGVAGLQAIATAKRLGAVVEAYDVRAAAAEEIRSLGAKSITLDVESQTSGSGGYASEQAADAADRQRRALTPYVAAADAVITTAAVPGRPAPLLVTAQMVERMRPGSVIVDLAADNPNGGNCEVSRPGEDVRHHGVLVHGGRNVPSQLAAHASRLYGANMAAFILAMCQDGVLLSTPEDIAGDEIAAACCVLLKGEFR from the coding sequence ATGCAGATCGGTGTCTTGACCGAAACCGCCCCATTTGAGCGCCGCGTGGCGCTCACCCCCGAATCCGCGGGACGCCTGATCACCGCCGGTCACAGCGTGTACGTCCAGTCCGGAGCCGGCGATGCCGCCACCGAGGGCGACGACGCGTACCGCGCCGCGGGCGTCATGATCGCGAAAAGCTCGGAAGAAATCTTGGGGAACATCGATCTCTTGACCGCTGTCGGACAGCTGGACCAGCAGACCGCGGCGAAGCTCAAGCCGGGCACCGCCGTGATCGGACTGTCGTCCCCGAAGGACGGCCGCGGCCCGGCCGGCGTCCTGGTCGACCGGCACGCCAGCTTCTTCGCGCTGGAACTGCTCCCCCGCATCACCCGCGCGCAGTCGATGGACGCGCTGTCCTCCCAGGCGATGGTGGCCGGATACCGCGCGGGCCTGATCGCCGCCGAACGGCTGCCGCGCTTCTTTCCGCTCTTGATGACCGCCGCCGGAACTGTTCCGCCGGCCCGCGTCGTGGTCCTGGGCGCCGGCGTGGCCGGGCTGCAGGCGATCGCCACGGCCAAGCGGCTCGGCGCGGTCGTGGAGGCCTACGACGTGCGCGCCGCCGCGGCCGAGGAGATCCGCTCGCTGGGTGCCAAGTCGATCACGTTGGACGTGGAAAGTCAGACCTCTGGCAGCGGCGGCTACGCCAGCGAGCAGGCCGCCGACGCCGCAGACCGGCAACGCAGGGCTCTGACCCCGTACGTGGCCGCCGCCGACGCGGTGATCACCACCGCGGCGGTCCCGGGCCGGCCGGCGCCGCTGCTGGTGACCGCGCAGATGGTGGAGCGGATGCGGCCCGGCTCGGTGATCGTCGACCTGGCCGCGGACAACCCGAACGGCGGCAACTGCGAGGTGTCGCGACCCGGCGAGGACGTCCGGCACCACGGCGTGCTGGTGCACGGCGGCCGCAACGTCCCCAGCCAGCTGGCCGCGCACGCCTCCCGGCTGTACGGCGCGAACATGGCGGCGTTCATTCTGGCCATGTGCCAGGACGGGGTGCTTTTATCAACACCCGAGGACATCGCCGGCGACGAGATCGCCGCCGCCTGCTGCGTGCTGCTGAAGGGTGAGTTCAGATGA
- a CDS encoding barstar family protein, which yields MPRAKYALRDGDTGRRLARWQDTDGFFVGTTTAEQWWDQTGDEPPEQLEIKLDGLSPEPDLHLPSFRDEEDDTFALGDILVDILDTNEAILGTYDLWGATLETSGDGRGSGTLWANVSTPPHASARTIWDHWREHLPNTDGQWTALPPGERDGWVEAAQLHYFHKAGERRTWPMPTNPATLHGEQIADLASFFCAIGEAFGGPGGYFGSNLTALADCLANLDREPGEQLQLRWTAMAVAEEGLARRVETGEGWMRIFDIATGVLERYNVEVLRG from the coding sequence ATGCCGCGCGCCAAATACGCCCTCCGCGACGGCGACACCGGCCGACGCCTCGCCCGCTGGCAAGACACGGACGGCTTCTTCGTCGGCACCACAACGGCGGAGCAGTGGTGGGACCAGACCGGCGACGAGCCGCCCGAGCAGCTGGAGATCAAGCTCGACGGCTTGTCCCCGGAACCCGACCTACACCTGCCCTCCTTTCGCGACGAGGAGGACGACACCTTCGCCCTGGGCGACATCCTGGTGGACATCCTCGACACGAACGAGGCAATCCTCGGCACGTACGACCTGTGGGGAGCGACGCTCGAAACCAGCGGAGACGGACGCGGAAGCGGAACCTTGTGGGCGAACGTGTCCACACCGCCCCACGCCTCCGCGCGCACGATCTGGGACCACTGGCGCGAGCACCTGCCGAACACGGACGGCCAGTGGACCGCACTGCCGCCCGGAGAACGCGACGGCTGGGTCGAGGCAGCCCAGCTGCACTACTTCCACAAGGCCGGCGAACGCCGAACATGGCCGATGCCCACAAACCCGGCCACCCTGCACGGCGAACAGATCGCAGACCTCGCAAGCTTCTTCTGCGCCATCGGCGAAGCCTTCGGCGGCCCCGGCGGCTACTTCGGCAGCAACCTCACAGCCCTGGCGGACTGTCTGGCGAATCTCGACCGGGAACCAGGCGAGCAGCTGCAGCTGCGCTGGACGGCCATGGCCGTCGCCGAGGAAGGGCTCGCCCGCCGCGTGGAAACCGGCGAGGGCTGGATGCGCATCTTCGACATCGCCACGGGGGTTCTGGAGCGGTACAACGTGGAGGTGCTGCGCGGGTAA
- a CDS encoding NlpC/P60 family protein has protein sequence MSVTARHRRPRAPKYTKLALGAAAAGTMVLVPSVANADPQPTIAQVNDQLNKLYQQEASADEAYNAAQDAQAKLQQQVDGINRQITAEQATMDQTRTRLGGLAAEQYRSGGMDPTLQVMLQADPSTMMEMSATVGRVQANNADTLTLLAQQKADLAAKARQAAEKMALLDQQTKAAAATKKQYDGDVAKAQALLNSLQAQQRAALQAEQARQRAAAVAAAQAASQNSTSSSSSSSGSSSSGSTKVSIPSVSGRAAAAVAFAQSQIGKPYIFGATGPGGYDCSGLTQAAWKAAGVSIPRTATAQMQGLPAVPASSAQPGDLVFFYGNSSYVDHVGLYIGNGLVIHAPHPGTDVEIAAVSTMPLVSYARP, from the coding sequence ATGAGTGTCACCGCCCGACATCGTCGTCCGCGTGCCCCGAAGTACACGAAGCTGGCCCTCGGCGCGGCCGCGGCCGGGACCATGGTCCTGGTGCCCAGCGTCGCCAACGCCGACCCGCAGCCCACCATCGCGCAGGTCAACGACCAGCTGAACAAGCTCTACCAGCAGGAAGCCTCCGCAGACGAGGCGTACAACGCCGCCCAGGATGCCCAGGCGAAGCTGCAGCAGCAGGTCGACGGCATCAACCGGCAGATCACCGCCGAGCAGGCGACCATGGACCAGACCCGCACGCGCCTGGGCGGCCTGGCCGCCGAGCAGTACCGCAGCGGCGGCATGGACCCGACCCTGCAGGTGATGCTGCAGGCCGACCCCTCCACGATGATGGAGATGTCGGCGACGGTCGGCCGCGTCCAGGCCAACAACGCCGACACCCTGACCCTGCTGGCGCAGCAGAAGGCGGACCTGGCGGCCAAGGCCCGGCAGGCGGCGGAGAAGATGGCGCTGCTGGACCAGCAGACCAAGGCCGCCGCGGCGACCAAGAAGCAGTACGACGGCGACGTGGCCAAGGCCCAGGCGCTGCTGAACTCGCTCCAGGCGCAGCAGCGGGCCGCGCTGCAGGCCGAGCAGGCCCGGCAGCGCGCCGCGGCCGTGGCGGCCGCCCAGGCGGCGTCGCAGAACTCGACATCGTCGAGCTCGTCCTCCTCCGGCTCGTCCTCCAGCGGCTCGACCAAGGTGTCGATCCCGTCGGTGTCCGGCCGCGCCGCCGCGGCGGTGGCCTTCGCCCAGTCGCAGATAGGCAAGCCGTACATCTTCGGCGCGACCGGCCCCGGCGGCTACGACTGCTCGGGACTGACCCAGGCGGCCTGGAAGGCGGCCGGCGTGTCGATCCCGCGCACCGCCACGGCGCAGATGCAGGGGCTGCCGGCCGTCCCGGCCTCCTCGGCCCAGCCGGGCGACCTGGTGTTCTTCTACGGGAACAGCAGCTACGTGGACCACGTCGGCCTGTACATCGGCAACGGCCTGGTCATCCACGCGCCGCACCCGGGCACGGACGTCGAGATCGCCGCGGTGAGCACCATGCCGCTGGTGTCGTACGCGCGGCCCTGA
- a CDS encoding NAD(P) transhydrogenase subunit alpha: MSSTAWLTVFVLAVFLGFEVISKVSSILHTPLMSGANAVHGVILVGAIIATGSTTDNLQLALGLLAIVMATVNMVGGFAVTDRMLGMFAKPRQAPGGSGAAGASGASGASSTGAFGASGSAAGSSASPSSSSSSSSSSSSGEAGK; the protein is encoded by the coding sequence ATGAGTTCCACCGCGTGGTTGACGGTCTTCGTGCTGGCCGTCTTCCTCGGCTTCGAGGTCATCTCGAAGGTCTCCTCGATCCTGCACACGCCGCTGATGTCCGGTGCCAACGCGGTGCACGGCGTGATCCTGGTCGGCGCGATCATCGCCACCGGGTCCACGACCGACAACCTGCAGCTGGCGCTCGGGCTGCTGGCGATCGTGATGGCCACGGTCAACATGGTGGGCGGGTTCGCGGTCACCGACCGGATGCTGGGGATGTTCGCGAAACCGAGGCAGGCGCCGGGCGGTTCGGGGGCGGCTGGGGCTTCCGGGGCTTCCGGCGCTTCCAGTACTGGCGCTTTCGGCGCTTCTGGTAGCGCGGCCGGGTCCTCTGCTTCTCCTTCTTCCTCTTCCTCCTCTTCTTCTTCCTCCTCCTCCGGAGAGGCCGGCAAGTGA
- a CDS encoding NAD(P)(+) transhydrogenase (Re/Si-specific) subunit beta yields MSSAWRDTAYLIASVCFILTLKGLSAPRTARMGTVIGSCGAALAVVVALTTPHLKHLGLIVGAIVVGAAIGLPTARKVRMTAMPQLVALFNGVGGGAAALVAAVEFLRPGKGIEHAATADLAATAFTILVGAVSFSGSMITFAKLQELMTTRPVVLPAGRWITMGVAAAAVLFAVLLVPWPSTALMVLLALLALAFGVLFVLPVGGADVPIVISLLNAFTGLTVAASGYVLSNTLLVIAGTLVGASGTLLTRMMAAAMGRPLTGTLFGAFTATAGGAASDGDGAAKPVRTSSPEDVAILLGYARKVVIVPGYGLAVAQAQHTVREVADLLTSRGVQVSYGIHPVAGRMPGHMNVLLAEANVPYESLLELETANSELASADVAVVIGANDVVNPAARQPSGSPISGMPILNVDQAQQVVFCKRSLRPGFAGVENELLYAQNTSLLFGDAKESMGKVLAALKAQ; encoded by the coding sequence GTGAGCAGCGCCTGGAGAGACACCGCGTACCTCATCGCGAGCGTCTGTTTCATCCTGACCCTCAAGGGCCTGTCGGCGCCGCGCACCGCGCGCATGGGAACCGTGATCGGGTCCTGCGGCGCCGCGCTGGCGGTGGTCGTCGCCCTGACCACGCCGCACCTGAAGCACCTGGGGCTGATCGTCGGCGCGATCGTGGTCGGCGCCGCGATCGGCCTGCCGACCGCCAGGAAGGTGCGGATGACCGCGATGCCGCAGCTGGTCGCGCTGTTCAACGGCGTCGGCGGCGGAGCGGCGGCGCTGGTGGCCGCCGTGGAGTTCCTGCGGCCCGGCAAGGGGATCGAGCACGCCGCCACCGCGGATCTGGCGGCCACCGCGTTCACCATCCTGGTCGGCGCGGTCTCGTTCTCCGGATCGATGATCACGTTCGCCAAGCTCCAGGAGCTGATGACGACCCGCCCGGTGGTGCTGCCGGCCGGGCGCTGGATCACGATGGGCGTCGCGGCGGCCGCGGTGCTGTTCGCGGTGCTGCTCGTCCCGTGGCCGAGCACGGCGCTGATGGTGCTGCTGGCGTTGTTGGCGCTGGCTTTCGGCGTGCTGTTCGTGCTGCCGGTGGGCGGCGCGGACGTGCCGATCGTCATCTCCCTGCTGAACGCCTTCACCGGTCTGACGGTCGCGGCGAGCGGCTACGTGCTCAGCAACACCCTGCTGGTGATCGCGGGCACGCTGGTCGGCGCGTCCGGAACGCTGCTGACGCGGATGATGGCCGCCGCCATGGGACGTCCGCTGACCGGGACGCTGTTCGGGGCGTTCACCGCCACGGCCGGCGGCGCCGCGTCCGACGGCGACGGGGCGGCCAAGCCGGTGCGGACCTCCTCGCCGGAGGACGTGGCGATCCTGCTCGGGTACGCGCGCAAGGTGGTCATCGTCCCGGGCTACGGACTCGCGGTGGCGCAGGCCCAGCACACGGTGCGGGAGGTGGCGGACCTCCTGACCTCGCGCGGGGTGCAGGTGTCGTACGGCATCCACCCGGTCGCCGGCCGGATGCCGGGGCATATGAACGTGCTGCTGGCCGAGGCGAACGTGCCGTACGAGTCGCTGCTGGAGCTGGAGACGGCGAACTCGGAGCTGGCCTCGGCGGACGTGGCGGTGGTGATCGGCGCCAACGACGTGGTGAACCCGGCGGCGCGCCAGCCCAGCGGCTCCCCGATCTCGGGGATGCCCATCCTGAACGTGGACCAGGCGCAGCAGGTGGTGTTCTGCAAGCGTTCGCTGCGCCCGGGGTTCGCCGGGGTCGAGAACGAGCTGCTGTACGCGCAGAACACGTCGCTGTTGTTCGGGGACGCGAAGGAAAGCATGGGGAAGGTGCTGGCGGCGCTGAAGGCGCAGTGA
- a CDS encoding pilin produces MAGVSPDDPAAPVAILADQLRAVATLPQVMNNVRDWIIGLLSGLATLFVTVGGLRYLMAGGNEGEVMKAKGALKSAAYGYALAALAPVLVDILKSMVGA; encoded by the coding sequence ATGGCTGGCGTGTCGCCGGACGACCCGGCGGCACCGGTCGCGATCCTCGCAGACCAGCTGCGGGCGGTCGCGACCTTGCCTCAGGTGATGAACAACGTCCGGGACTGGATCATCGGGCTGTTGTCGGGCCTGGCGACGCTCTTCGTCACCGTCGGCGGCCTGCGCTATCTCATGGCCGGTGGCAACGAGGGCGAGGTGATGAAGGCCAAAGGGGCGCTGAAGTCCGCGGCCTATGGCTACGCCCTCGCCGCGCTCGCGCCGGTCCTGGTCGACATCCTCAAGTCGATGGTCGGCGCGTGA
- a CDS encoding nucleoside deaminase, whose product MTAPPPTPTQRRYEPWMRLALAEATAAEATGDVPIGAVILDPAGTVIATGRNTREAEGDPTGHAELVAIRAAARTLHTRATQKNPTTPTTWHLTDCTLVVTLEPCTMCAGAIVLSRLTRVIFGAWDPKAGAAGSLYDVLRDPRLNHNPEVVPGVLEPDCRNALDRFFEHHRRK is encoded by the coding sequence ATGACGGCACCCCCGCCCACGCCCACCCAGCGCCGCTACGAACCCTGGATGCGCCTGGCCCTGGCCGAAGCCACAGCAGCGGAAGCCACCGGCGACGTCCCCATCGGAGCCGTCATCCTCGACCCCGCCGGCACCGTCATCGCCACCGGCCGCAACACCCGCGAAGCCGAAGGCGACCCCACCGGCCACGCCGAACTCGTCGCCATCCGAGCAGCAGCCCGCACCCTCCACACCCGAGCCACCCAAAAAAATCCCACAACCCCCACCACCTGGCACCTCACCGACTGCACCCTCGTCGTCACCCTCGAACCCTGCACCATGTGCGCCGGCGCCATCGTCCTATCCCGCCTGACCCGCGTCATCTTCGGCGCCTGGGACCCCAAAGCCGGCGCGGCAGGCTCCCTGTACGACGTCCTCCGAGACCCCCGCCTCAACCACAACCCCGAAGTCGTACCCGGCGTCCTCGAACCCGACTGCCGCAACGCCCTCGACCGCTTCTTCGAACACCACCGCCGAAAGTGA
- a CDS encoding helix-turn-helix domain-containing protein, with translation MTNEQGSSVAYTQEIPAGRRALSVAEVADMYGLHPSTVYREIEAGKLMAFGFGATGGAIRVPISALAAFEAASIKVKAA, from the coding sequence ATGACGAACGAGCAGGGCAGCTCTGTCGCCTACACGCAGGAGATTCCCGCCGGCCGACGCGCTTTGTCGGTTGCCGAGGTGGCGGACATGTACGGACTCCATCCCTCAACGGTCTACAGGGAGATCGAGGCCGGGAAGCTGATGGCGTTCGGCTTCGGTGCGACAGGTGGCGCCATCCGAGTGCCGATCTCGGCTCTGGCCGCCTTCGAGGCCGCATCCATCAAGGTCAAGGCCGCGTGA
- a CDS encoding tyrosine-type recombinase/integrase, with protein sequence MADCAPFLRDPEHRSLTIKEAAAALGVSQSTLYKLIKEEKIQVDRSDDQTRVPSWAIDQYMANPDRSKRAKRRSPSSRRGRPQGTRAPNGESSIFYSDSDKLWHAWVTVGVKDDGSLDRRHRKSKDEKALRRRVNELVQARDAGHVAKTGSSLVTTEQWLKHWVENVAALKVRPSTLAGYRVAVCHHLVPNIGKHRLEKIEPEHFEALYRKLLQAGSKPATVHQVHRTARTAFGVAYQRRLIPRNPVALATPPTVDEIEIDPYTLEEVERILTTALKRRNGFRWVLALIFGFRQGEALGFQWSDFRIDDEDAGSETIYVRRNRLRPTYSHGCSEPCGKKWPGLCPQRVELLPKTGPVKSKAAERPFPVPRPIVFLARVHREAQRRERLAAGPLWVDEGWVIATETGDAVNPRTDWDDWKKLLKAAGVRDARLHDARHTAATLALLAGVLDRTAQVLFGWATAKNGERYRHVTRAVQRDAADRLEALVWSPRLALESGAETRSTSAVMSSSAPSPPQPSSSGSPDERLDRL encoded by the coding sequence ATGGCGGACTGCGCACCGTTTTTGCGTGACCCAGAGCACCGGTCGCTGACCATCAAGGAAGCGGCAGCGGCGCTCGGCGTTTCGCAGAGCACGTTGTACAAGCTGATCAAAGAGGAGAAGATCCAGGTCGATCGAAGCGACGATCAGACCCGGGTGCCGTCGTGGGCGATTGACCAGTACATGGCCAATCCGGACCGGTCCAAGCGGGCGAAGCGACGTAGTCCGTCGTCACGGCGGGGCCGGCCTCAGGGCACGCGTGCACCGAACGGTGAGTCCTCGATCTTCTACAGCGACAGCGACAAGCTGTGGCACGCGTGGGTGACCGTGGGCGTCAAGGACGATGGCAGCCTCGACCGTCGGCATCGGAAGAGTAAGGACGAGAAGGCGCTTCGACGTCGAGTCAACGAGTTAGTGCAGGCGCGGGACGCCGGGCATGTTGCCAAAACCGGATCGTCGCTGGTGACGACCGAGCAGTGGCTGAAGCACTGGGTTGAGAACGTCGCGGCATTGAAGGTCCGGCCCAGCACGCTTGCGGGCTACCGCGTGGCTGTGTGCCACCACCTCGTCCCCAACATCGGCAAGCATCGGCTGGAGAAGATCGAGCCTGAGCACTTCGAAGCGCTGTATCGGAAACTGCTTCAGGCCGGATCCAAGCCGGCGACTGTTCACCAGGTGCACCGTACGGCGCGCACAGCCTTCGGCGTGGCGTACCAGCGGAGGCTGATCCCCAGGAATCCGGTAGCGCTCGCGACGCCGCCGACTGTGGACGAGATCGAGATCGACCCTTACACCCTGGAGGAGGTCGAGCGGATTCTCACGACCGCCCTCAAGAGGCGAAACGGGTTTCGGTGGGTGTTGGCCCTGATCTTCGGGTTCCGCCAAGGCGAAGCTCTGGGATTCCAGTGGTCCGACTTCCGGATCGATGACGAGGACGCTGGGAGCGAGACGATCTATGTGCGAAGGAATCGTTTGCGCCCGACGTACTCCCACGGTTGTTCTGAGCCGTGCGGGAAGAAGTGGCCTGGGCTCTGCCCGCAACGCGTCGAGCTGTTGCCGAAGACCGGACCGGTGAAGTCGAAGGCGGCTGAGCGCCCATTCCCGGTTCCTCGACCGATCGTCTTCCTGGCGCGCGTGCATCGGGAGGCGCAGAGACGGGAACGGTTGGCTGCCGGGCCTCTGTGGGTTGACGAAGGGTGGGTCATCGCGACCGAGACCGGCGACGCTGTGAACCCGCGGACTGATTGGGACGACTGGAAGAAGCTCCTGAAGGCAGCGGGTGTGCGTGACGCGCGGCTCCACGACGCGCGGCATACGGCTGCGACGTTGGCTCTGCTGGCCGGCGTACTCGACCGCACCGCACAGGTTCTCTTCGGCTGGGCCACCGCGAAGAACGGCGAGCGCTACCGGCACGTGACGCGGGCTGTGCAGCGAGACGCAGCTGATCGGCTGGAAGCTCTTGTTTGGAGCCCACGGCTCGCTCTGGAAAGCGGTGCCGAAACCCGTAGTACAAGCGCGGTTATGTCTTCCTCGGCACCGTCACCACCGCAGCCCTCGTCATCTGGCTCCCCAGATGAACGACTGGACAGGCTCTAG